One Maribacter cobaltidurans genomic window carries:
- a CDS encoding Maf-like protein, producing the protein MLKELLKDYRLILASGSPRRKQFFEEMGLNFEIRLRPVEEVYPSNLKGSEISDYLSKLKASAFEGQLKPMEILITSDTVVWYNDTSLAKASDANEAFEMISQLSGDWHEVITSVCFTTTERQSVKNSITKVKFKDLTDAEINYYIKNYQPFDKAGAYGIQEWIGLIGIEQIQGSYTNVVGLPTQMVYETLQDMVDK; encoded by the coding sequence ATGTTAAAAGAACTGCTTAAAGACTACAGATTGATTTTGGCCTCTGGCTCCCCGAGAAGAAAACAGTTTTTTGAGGAAATGGGCTTGAACTTTGAAATTCGACTAAGACCAGTTGAAGAAGTCTATCCCTCAAACCTTAAAGGTTCTGAAATATCGGATTATCTATCCAAACTAAAGGCATCGGCATTCGAGGGACAACTTAAGCCTATGGAAATTTTGATTACTTCGGATACGGTTGTCTGGTACAACGATACTTCATTGGCAAAAGCTTCGGATGCCAATGAAGCTTTTGAAATGATATCGCAACTTTCCGGTGATTGGCACGAGGTAATTACCTCGGTATGCTTTACTACAACGGAAAGGCAATCGGTTAAAAACAGTATCACCAAAGTCAAGTTTAAAGATTTGACCGATGCGGAAATAAATTATTACATAAAAAATTACCAGCCATTTGATAAAGCTGGGGCATACGGGATCCAGGAATGGATAGGACTTATCGGCATTGAACAAATACAAGGTTCCTATACCAACGTAGTAGGATTACCCACCCAAATGGTATATGAAACGCTTCAAGATATGGTCGACAAGTAG
- a CDS encoding KdsC family phosphatase yields MKKSYKEYLKNITTFIFDVDGVLTDGSVLVTTEGEMLRKMSVKDGYALKVAITKGYNICIITGGTNEGVKKRLQGLGITDFYMGSHHKVEALEEYLDIYGIDPVNVLYMGDDIPDIPALKEVGVASCPHNAVPEVRAICDYISHINGGSGCARDVIEQVLKVRGDWMDNFSAAND; encoded by the coding sequence ATGAAGAAAAGCTATAAAGAATATCTAAAGAATATTACCACTTTTATTTTTGATGTTGACGGAGTGTTGACCGACGGATCCGTCCTGGTAACTACAGAAGGGGAAATGTTGCGAAAAATGAGTGTTAAGGATGGTTATGCCTTAAAAGTTGCCATAACAAAAGGATATAATATTTGCATCATTACCGGTGGCACCAATGAAGGGGTAAAAAAACGATTACAGGGTTTGGGCATAACCGATTTTTACATGGGCTCGCACCATAAAGTAGAGGCTTTGGAAGAATACTTGGACATATACGGAATTGACCCTGTAAATGTACTCTATATGGGTGACGATATCCCGGACATACCCGCCCTGAAGGAAGTTGGGGTAGCCTCGTGTCCACATAACGCAGTACCCGAGGTTAGGGCCATTTGTGATTATATTTCTCATATAAATGGTGGTTCTGGATGTGCTAGGGACGTTATAGAACAGGTTTTAAAAGTTCGCGGGGATTGGATGGATAATTTTAGTGCGGCGAACGATTGA
- a CDS encoding mechanosensitive ion channel domain-containing protein, with protein MEGFIADHKSSLLFSLILFILIVSLKIIFTSIVRKVGKLGDFNPVRTNLIIKYINIVLTIISIITLTFIWGVNYRDLGVLLSSVFAVIGVALFAQWSILSNITAGVIIFFSFPFKIGNTIRILDKDILDSDNPERDVFVIEDIKAFHLHLRSSKGEIITYPNNMVLQKGVVIISTYKDDEIDADKENI; from the coding sequence ATGGAAGGATTTATTGCAGATCACAAGAGTAGCCTCTTGTTTAGTCTTATACTTTTTATTTTAATCGTTTCTCTTAAAATTATTTTTACCTCAATTGTTAGAAAGGTTGGCAAATTGGGTGATTTTAACCCTGTAAGAACCAATTTAATTATAAAATACATCAATATTGTCCTTACCATTATTTCCATTATAACCCTTACATTCATATGGGGAGTCAATTATAGGGACTTGGGGGTTTTATTGTCGTCGGTTTTTGCTGTAATTGGCGTGGCCCTATTTGCCCAATGGTCCATTTTAAGTAATATTACTGCTGGGGTAATTATATTCTTTTCTTTTCCCTTCAAAATTGGAAATACCATTAGAATTTTGGACAAGGACATCCTAGATTCCGATAATCCGGAAAGGGATGTATTCGTAATAGAGGATATAAAGGCTTTTCATCTTCATTTAAGAAGTTCCAAAGGAGAAATTATTACCTATCCCAATAATATGGTTTTACAAAAAGGTGTTGTAATTATTTCCACCTATAAAGATGATGAAATTGATGCCGATAAGGAAAACATCTAG
- a CDS encoding Rossmann-like and DUF2520 domain-containing protein — protein MMSVIILGTGNVAQNLFEALLLNPEINMLKVVGRTHDSLSYFMERTKVSTDYNDLPKADIYILAVKDDAIKEVSDKINVSGLVVHTSGSVPIDALQKHERRGVFYPLQTFTAGKTIDFEYIPLCLEAKEDKDLQLLKSLGNKISSNVQEIDSEKRKILHVAAVFVNNFTNYMYTIGEAICEENQLDFSILQPLITETALKIEHLSPLEAQTGPAKRNDLETLHAHLQLLKNEKQRAIYKLLSNAIKAENEI, from the coding sequence ATGATGTCGGTAATCATTTTAGGAACCGGGAATGTAGCCCAAAATCTTTTTGAAGCACTGCTTCTTAATCCTGAAATTAACATGTTGAAGGTTGTTGGGAGGACTCATGATTCCTTATCTTATTTTATGGAAAGAACCAAGGTCTCGACCGATTACAATGACTTACCAAAAGCAGATATCTATATTCTTGCAGTGAAGGATGATGCCATTAAGGAGGTATCCGATAAAATTAATGTATCCGGTTTAGTGGTCCACACCTCTGGAAGCGTTCCTATAGATGCTTTACAAAAACATGAAAGAAGAGGTGTTTTTTATCCCCTACAGACCTTTACGGCCGGTAAAACTATTGATTTTGAATATATTCCGTTATGTCTTGAGGCAAAGGAAGATAAGGATCTTCAGCTTTTGAAAAGCTTAGGAAATAAAATCAGTTCCAATGTGCAAGAAATAGATTCGGAAAAAAGAAAAATACTGCATGTAGCCGCAGTTTTCGTCAATAATTTCACCAACTACATGTATACCATTGGTGAGGCTATCTGTGAAGAAAATCAATTGGATTTTTCAATATTACAACCCCTTATTACGGAAACTGCTCTTAAAATAGAACACCTTTCCCCGTTGGAAGCCCAGACCGGACCGGCCAAAAGAAATGATCTTGAAACACTACATGCGCATCTGCAACTATTGAAAAACGAAAAACAAAGAGCGATATATAAATTATTAAGCAACGCCATAAAAGCGGAGAACGAAATATGA
- a CDS encoding septum formation inhibitor Maf yields MFKKWLALEASIIFLAILFTGLESCKPKNDLENKEETKVDKTNAEMPKKKLSQEFKDYWYSGTAEITSYKLEQARYGEIREGKAVMIYVTEPFLKDKQVKADNSNPDNIPVLKLNATKKYLTGIYPYSIMTSTFYPIYYNQHAIKVSFSAQEWCGHVYAQLNNRDNFEVQSHSYFESEADQDLVLEKAILENELWNKIRISPEDLPQGSLMIIPSLEFTRLRHKELKAYSANAELKKNEEVYTYEINYPELERTLTINFSASFPYTIDSWTETFPSGFGSNAQLLTSKATKIKSINTPYWQQNGNKDLYLRDSLGL; encoded by the coding sequence ATGTTCAAAAAGTGGTTGGCCTTAGAAGCATCAATAATTTTTTTGGCAATACTATTTACTGGCTTGGAATCCTGTAAACCAAAGAATGACCTTGAAAACAAGGAGGAAACCAAAGTCGATAAGACAAACGCCGAAATGCCCAAAAAGAAATTGTCCCAAGAATTCAAGGACTATTGGTATTCCGGAACCGCAGAAATCACCTCATATAAATTGGAACAGGCCAGATATGGTGAAATACGGGAAGGAAAGGCCGTAATGATTTATGTTACCGAACCTTTCCTAAAGGATAAACAGGTAAAGGCGGACAATAGCAATCCAGATAACATCCCGGTCCTAAAGCTAAATGCCACTAAGAAATACTTAACTGGAATCTACCCCTACTCCATCATGACCAGTACTTTTTATCCTATATACTATAATCAGCATGCCATAAAAGTTTCCTTTTCCGCACAGGAATGGTGCGGCCATGTGTACGCTCAATTGAACAATAGGGACAATTTTGAAGTTCAGTCCCATTCCTATTTTGAATCCGAGGCTGATCAAGACCTTGTATTGGAAAAGGCCATTTTGGAAAACGAACTTTGGAATAAAATAAGAATAAGCCCAGAGGACCTACCACAAGGTTCTTTAATGATAATTCCATCCTTGGAGTTTACAAGGTTAAGACATAAGGAACTTAAGGCATACAGCGCTAATGCTGAACTAAAAAAGAATGAAGAGGTTTATACATACGAAATCAATTATCCTGAATTGGAGAGAACCTTGACCATCAACTTCAGTGCATCGTTTCCCTATACTATAGATAGCTGGACTGAAACATTTCCAAGCGGTTTTGGTTCAAATGCACAATTGCTTACCTCAAAGGCCACAAAAATAAAATCCATAAATACCCCATATTGGCAACAAAATGGTAATAAGGATTTATATTTGCGGGATAGTTTAGGCTTATAA